A genomic window from Luteolibacter sp. LG18 includes:
- a CDS encoding glycoside-pentoside-hexuronide (GPH):cation symporter, giving the protein MSTPKLTFIEKAGYSAADAAANFVFMTMILFQLNFYTDVFGLTASAAASVLLWPRLWDAIFDPIMGVLADRTNTRWGKFRPWILWTAVPWAVVMVLAYTTPSGWKAGPLVAYAVITNMLLMTLYSMNNMPYSALGGVITADLNERAKLNSFRFIAVNIAQFIVGGFTLPLVARFSEGHDRQHGWQVTMTIWAVVCLVLFLVTFFTSRERIQPVAETHTPPKQDFVDLLRNGPWRVMALMTLVHFAILSFRGGALYSYYHQFTDKAAMFDFLARLGLTAPALAEGAPKPGGLLESLGYIVHGTRDNLAASNIADVFNSLANMIGTLTMILGILASASFARRFGKKAVAVAGFALSAVNAFAFYLLKPDQVTGMLALTVLGSLVYAPTVPLIWAIYADVADYSELITGRRFTGMVFATIGFCLKAGLALGSASFLWIMAGVFHYDTKHPEAADAVTGYHVTSTLAVGVMFALCTALLLAYRLNKRATLEMADELAGRRRKSASPTASAAA; this is encoded by the coding sequence ATGAGCACCCCGAAACTCACCTTCATCGAGAAGGCCGGCTACAGCGCGGCGGATGCCGCCGCGAACTTCGTCTTCATGACGATGATCCTGTTCCAGCTCAACTTCTACACGGACGTGTTCGGGCTCACGGCCAGCGCGGCCGCCTCGGTGCTGCTGTGGCCGCGGCTGTGGGACGCGATCTTCGATCCGATCATGGGCGTGCTAGCGGACCGGACGAACACCCGCTGGGGGAAGTTCCGGCCGTGGATCCTGTGGACCGCCGTGCCGTGGGCCGTGGTCATGGTGCTGGCCTACACCACCCCGTCCGGCTGGAAGGCCGGTCCGCTGGTGGCCTACGCCGTCATCACCAACATGCTGCTGATGACGCTCTACTCGATGAACAACATGCCGTATTCGGCGCTCGGAGGCGTGATCACGGCGGACCTGAACGAGCGCGCGAAGTTGAACTCGTTCCGCTTCATCGCGGTGAACATCGCCCAGTTCATCGTCGGCGGCTTCACCCTGCCACTGGTGGCGCGGTTCTCGGAGGGCCATGACCGCCAGCACGGCTGGCAGGTCACGATGACGATCTGGGCGGTGGTGTGCCTGGTGCTGTTCCTGGTTACATTTTTCACCTCCCGCGAGCGCATCCAGCCGGTGGCGGAAACCCACACGCCGCCGAAGCAGGACTTCGTGGACCTGCTCAGGAACGGCCCGTGGCGGGTGATGGCGCTGATGACGCTGGTCCACTTCGCCATCCTCTCGTTCCGCGGCGGCGCGCTCTACAGTTACTACCACCAGTTCACGGACAAGGCGGCGATGTTCGACTTCTTGGCGCGGCTCGGCCTGACCGCGCCCGCGCTGGCGGAGGGCGCGCCGAAACCCGGCGGCCTGCTGGAATCGCTGGGCTACATCGTCCACGGCACCCGCGACAACCTCGCCGCCTCGAACATCGCCGACGTCTTCAACAGCCTCGCGAACATGATCGGCACCCTGACCATGATCCTCGGCATCCTGGCCTCCGCCTCCTTCGCTCGCCGCTTCGGAAAGAAGGCGGTGGCCGTGGCCGGGTTCGCGCTTTCCGCGGTGAACGCCTTCGCGTTCTACCTGCTCAAGCCGGACCAGGTCACCGGCATGCTGGCGCTTACGGTTCTGGGCTCGCTGGTCTATGCGCCGACGGTGCCGTTGATCTGGGCGATCTATGCGGACGTCGCCGACTACTCGGAGCTGATCACCGGCCGGCGTTTCACCGGCATGGTGTTCGCGACGATCGGCTTCTGCCTGAAGGCGGGCCTCGCGCTCGGCTCAGCCTCGTTCCTGTGGATCATGGCCGGGGTCTTCCACTACGACACGAAGCACCCAGAGGCCGCGGACGCCGTGACCGGCTACCACGTGACCTCCACCCTCGCGGTTGGCGTGATGTTCGCGCTCTGCACCGCACTGCTGCTGGCCTACAGGCTGAACAAGCGTGCCACGCTGGAAATGGCGGACGAGCTGGCGGGCCGACGCCGTAAAAGCGCTTCTCCAACAGCTTCCGCTGCTGCATAA
- a CDS encoding LacI family DNA-binding transcriptional regulator — protein MTIKDIAQSVGLSTAAVSQALRPHPNSNIKLQAETVERVKSAAEKLNYQPHSGARSIRSNSFNSIGYFTAKTGQFTNTPQGYMAGVHDVAEEQGFRITMIRLPRTLDDISQAMPSVFTERNLDALVIESYNELADQIYKRIQASNMPVVFVNDRHETNSVYVDDEWGAIQLTNYLISKGYKRIAFIQRQTLGGPPTERMHHSAVDREAGYRKAMTEAGRRPVYHTVQTTDVVGLDVELTSEDWAVIMRHDAVIAYDDDLANLICRTAYDRNVRVPDALAVAGFNGDYASLCAWQRLTTMRIPSYEMGRKAAEMTFELVRGGPDISRPSVAVRPILVPGQTA, from the coding sequence GTGACCATCAAGGACATCGCGCAGAGCGTGGGGCTCAGTACGGCGGCCGTGTCGCAGGCGTTGCGACCTCATCCGAATTCGAACATCAAACTACAGGCCGAGACCGTGGAGCGGGTCAAATCCGCTGCAGAAAAGCTGAATTATCAACCGCATTCCGGAGCACGTTCGATCAGGTCGAATAGTTTCAATTCGATTGGCTATTTCACCGCGAAAACCGGTCAGTTTACCAATACCCCGCAAGGATACATGGCGGGTGTCCACGACGTGGCTGAAGAACAGGGATTTCGGATCACAATGATCCGGTTGCCCCGTACTCTTGATGACATCAGCCAGGCGATGCCGAGTGTGTTCACCGAGCGGAACCTCGATGCCCTGGTCATCGAGAGCTACAACGAACTCGCCGATCAGATTTACAAGCGCATTCAGGCCAGCAATATGCCGGTCGTCTTTGTCAATGATCGCCACGAGACGAATTCGGTGTACGTGGACGATGAGTGGGGTGCTATTCAGCTCACCAACTACCTCATATCGAAGGGCTACAAGAGGATCGCCTTCATCCAACGCCAGACTCTCGGCGGGCCGCCCACGGAGCGGATGCATCATAGCGCTGTTGATCGGGAGGCTGGGTACCGCAAGGCGATGACCGAGGCCGGACGTCGTCCCGTCTACCACACGGTTCAAACAACCGATGTCGTGGGACTCGATGTGGAGCTCACGAGTGAGGATTGGGCGGTGATCATGCGGCACGATGCCGTCATTGCCTACGACGACGATTTGGCCAATTTGATTTGTCGGACAGCCTACGACCGCAATGTGCGCGTCCCGGACGCCTTGGCGGTTGCTGGGTTTAACGGCGATTACGCGTCATTGTGTGCGTGGCAGAGGCTCACCACCATGCGAATTCCCTCGTACGAGATGGGGCGGAAGGCGGCGGAAATGACTTTTGAACTGGTGCGTGGAGGTCCCGACATCAGTCGTCCGTCGGTTGCGGTCCGCCCCATTTTGGTTCCTGGCCAAACAGCCTGA